In Coprothermobacter sp., one DNA window encodes the following:
- a CDS encoding oxaloacetate decarboxylase (Converts oxaloacetate to phosphoenolpyruvate using ATP as an energy source): protein MAPAHKVGIMETILRDAQQSLIATRMTTKEMEPAFEAIDAVGYHSIEMWGGATFDSCLRFLHEDPWERLRTVRHAMKHTKLQMLLRGQNVLGYKNYADDVVDAFVEKSLTNGIDIIRVFDALNDMRNVERAIRTTKKLGGTAQGCIVFTIAPTYTIDKYVGIARELEQMGVDSIAIKDMAGLLTPYATYDLVAALKKMTNLPIQIHSHYTTGLAGQSYLKGIEAGADVVDCAISPFANATSQPCTETMVAALKGTPYDTGIDLEALNAVAQFFIPVREKALESGLLDAKVMGVDVNALIYQLPGGMISNMVSQLKQANMLDRYEEVLKEVPKVRADLGYPPLVTPTSQIVGTQAVFNVMMGRYVQCTKETKALVKGEYGRASVPISDEIKQLIIGDEATIDCRPADLIEPQMAKFRDEVKEYAQQEEDILSYAIFPQVALDFFKWRKEQQENKV, encoded by the coding sequence ATGGCTCCGGCTCACAAGGTGGGCATCATGGAGACGATCCTCCGGGACGCTCAACAGTCGCTCATTGCCACCCGCATGACCACGAAGGAGATGGAGCCTGCATTCGAGGCAATCGACGCCGTCGGGTATCACTCCATCGAGATGTGGGGTGGGGCGACCTTTGACTCCTGCCTCCGGTTCCTCCACGAGGACCCATGGGAACGTCTGCGCACTGTCCGCCATGCCATGAAGCATACCAAGTTGCAGATGCTGCTGCGCGGCCAGAACGTCCTCGGCTACAAGAATTACGCCGATGACGTCGTGGACGCCTTTGTCGAGAAGTCGCTCACAAACGGTATCGACATCATCCGCGTCTTCGACGCGCTCAACGACATGCGCAACGTGGAACGCGCCATCCGCACGACCAAGAAGCTGGGTGGCACCGCTCAGGGCTGCATCGTCTTCACCATCGCCCCGACCTATACGATCGACAAGTACGTGGGCATCGCCCGCGAACTTGAGCAGATGGGTGTGGACAGCATCGCCATCAAGGACATGGCGGGCCTGCTCACGCCCTATGCGACCTACGACCTGGTGGCCGCCCTCAAGAAGATGACGAACCTGCCCATCCAGATCCACAGCCACTACACGACCGGCCTGGCCGGACAGTCGTACCTCAAGGGGATTGAGGCGGGGGCTGACGTCGTCGACTGTGCCATCTCCCCATTTGCCAACGCAACGTCGCAGCCGTGTACCGAGACGATGGTGGCCGCGCTCAAAGGCACACCGTACGACACGGGTATCGACCTCGAAGCCCTGAACGCCGTAGCGCAGTTCTTCATCCCGGTCCGCGAGAAGGCGCTGGAGTCGGGTTTGCTGGACGCCAAAGTGATGGGGGTCGATGTGAACGCGCTCATCTATCAGCTGCCCGGCGGCATGATCTCCAACATGGTCAGCCAGCTCAAGCAGGCCAACATGCTCGACCGGTATGAGGAGGTTCTCAAGGAGGTGCCGAAGGTGCGCGCGGACCTGGGCTACCCACCCCTCGTCACCCCTACGTCGCAAATCGTCGGAACGCAGGCCGTGTTCAACGTGATGATGGGTCGCTATGTCCAGTGCACCAAGGAGACCAAGGCCCTCGTCAAGGGCGAGTATGGCCGCGCGTCAGTGCCGATCTCGGACGAGATCAAGCAGCTGATCATTGGCGACGAAGCGACCATCGACTGTCGTCCCGCGGACCTGATCGAACCTCAGATGGCCAAGTTCCGCGACGAGGTCAAGGAGTATGCCCAGCAGGAGGAAGACATCCTGTCCTATGCCATCTTCCCTCAGGTGGCACTCGACTTCTTCAAGTGGCGCAAAGAACAGCAGGAGAACAAGGTCTGA
- the lysA gene encoding diaminopimelate decarboxylase, with amino-acid sequence MSRIVSERTQMNNDLMYQGSDLMLDRLPLADVARQFGTPVYVYSASSIRRQATRLMQSLGTIGSLRYAVKANANPALLALIFSMGIGADTVSRGEIQAALDASCPADHIVFSGVGKTPEELAFALDHGIFINAESEEELVAIARLRTGTHVGIRINPAVDAHTHQYVTTETEETKFGTPIDAAPGAFRLAMDAGLVPDTISCHIGSQITSLEPYRKSLARLLELRDSLMGDGIPVSSLDMGGGFGINYDGGADFAVEDLQALLHRDVPQGMKLSFEPGRYLVGHAGTLVTRVLYRKHHARTFVVVDAGMNDLIRPALYQAHHAILPVTRRDSEPTPCDIVGPVCESADCFARDVLMPLPEQGDLLAICDTGAYGWSMSSTYNSRPLLPEVLIEDGEPALIRERGQ; translated from the coding sequence ATGTCCCGTATTGTGTCAGAAAGGACCCAGATGAACAACGACCTCATGTACCAGGGCTCAGACCTTATGCTTGACCGTTTGCCTCTCGCCGACGTCGCGAGGCAATTTGGTACACCTGTCTACGTCTACTCGGCCTCCTCGATCCGCAGGCAGGCCACCCGTCTGATGCAGAGTCTGGGCACGATCGGATCACTCCGCTACGCCGTCAAGGCCAACGCGAACCCTGCACTCCTTGCACTCATCTTCAGTATGGGTATCGGGGCCGACACGGTGAGCCGGGGAGAAATCCAGGCGGCTCTGGACGCCAGCTGTCCTGCCGACCACATCGTCTTCTCCGGTGTTGGAAAGACACCGGAAGAACTGGCATTTGCGCTGGACCATGGCATCTTCATCAACGCTGAAAGTGAAGAAGAGCTGGTTGCCATTGCCCGCCTGCGAACGGGCACCCACGTCGGCATCCGCATCAACCCTGCCGTCGATGCACACACCCATCAGTACGTCACCACCGAGACGGAGGAGACCAAGTTCGGCACCCCAATCGACGCCGCCCCCGGCGCGTTCCGGCTGGCAATGGACGCCGGGCTCGTGCCCGACACCATTTCCTGCCATATCGGCAGTCAGATCACAAGCCTCGAGCCCTATCGCAAGTCCCTGGCTCGCCTGCTGGAGCTGCGCGACTCCCTGATGGGCGACGGTATCCCTGTGAGCAGTCTGGACATGGGAGGAGGATTCGGCATCAATTATGATGGAGGTGCCGACTTCGCTGTGGAGGACCTGCAGGCTCTCCTGCATCGAGATGTTCCCCAAGGTATGAAGCTATCGTTCGAGCCGGGCAGGTACCTTGTGGGGCACGCAGGAACGCTGGTGACACGTGTCCTGTACCGCAAACACCATGCCAGGACATTTGTGGTCGTGGACGCAGGCATGAACGACCTGATTCGCCCCGCGCTGTACCAGGCGCATCATGCGATCCTCCCGGTAACCCGGAGGGATTCGGAACCAACCCCGTGTGATATCGTCGGTCCCGTCTGCGAGTCGGCAGACTGCTTCGCCCGGGACGTCCTCATGCCGTTGCCAGAACAGGGAGACCTTCTTGCCATCTGCGACACGGGCGCGTATGGATGGTCCATGAGTTCGACCTACAACAGTCGTCCGCTGCTGCCAGAAGTCCTCATCGAAGACGGAGAGCCGGCCCTCATCCGCGAACGCGGGCAGTAG
- a CDS encoding cation transporter codes for MSSVPARMGAARSTPWRTSTSTSSSGSRWTTLQKRKCTMSDHHDHELPTGRNLLISILMNIVITVSEIVGGLVSGSLALLADAFHNATDTLAGVLAFWTLRLGRRAHDEQYTFGYRRAEILSAGINAGAMVVITFILFREAYDRFLHPVPIKGGIMLAVALVGLVANLVSVLLLHRSAGESLNIRGAYLHLLSDTLSSIGVVIGGVVVMVWHLTWVDPLVTVLVAAWVLKEAFSVVHEAGGILMERAPDGLELARLDADIRALSHVKDLHHVHVWQISDTETMFEGHVNVDNISVCDTAPIRAQIQDLLHDKYSITHATLQFEYESCKGTGLIVHGHD; via the coding sequence ATGTCGTCCGTTCCCGCAAGGATGGGCGCCGCACGTTCTACGCCTTGGCGGACAAGCACATCGACATCATCGTCGGGTTCGCGCTGGACCACCTTGCAGAAAAGGAAGTGCACCATGAGTGACCACCACGACCACGAGCTGCCCACCGGGCGCAACCTGCTCATCTCTATTCTGATGAACATCGTCATCACTGTCTCGGAGATCGTCGGCGGCCTCGTCTCCGGTTCGCTGGCCTTGCTTGCCGACGCATTCCACAACGCGACGGACACCCTGGCCGGCGTCCTGGCGTTCTGGACGCTGCGCCTGGGGCGGCGGGCTCATGACGAGCAGTACACGTTCGGGTATCGCCGCGCCGAGATCCTGTCCGCGGGCATCAACGCCGGGGCCATGGTCGTCATTACGTTTATCCTGTTCCGCGAGGCATACGACCGGTTCCTGCATCCGGTCCCCATCAAGGGTGGCATCATGCTGGCCGTTGCACTGGTCGGGCTGGTGGCCAACCTCGTGTCTGTCCTTCTGCTGCACCGCTCTGCCGGCGAAAGCCTCAACATCCGCGGCGCCTACCTGCACCTGCTGTCGGACACGCTCTCGTCGATTGGCGTCGTCATAGGTGGCGTTGTCGTCATGGTGTGGCACTTGACATGGGTCGACCCACTGGTCACAGTACTCGTGGCAGCGTGGGTCCTGAAGGAGGCGTTCTCGGTCGTCCACGAGGCCGGGGGCATCCTCATGGAACGCGCACCAGATGGGCTGGAGCTGGCGCGGCTCGATGCCGACATTCGTGCACTGTCCCACGTCAAGGACCTGCATCATGTCCATGTCTGGCAGATCAGCGATACCGAAACGATGTTTGAGGGACATGTCAACGTGGATAACATCTCGGTCTGCGACACGGCGCCCATCCGGGCACAGATCCAGGACCTGTTGCACGACAAGTACAGCATCACGCATGCAACACTCCAGTTCGAGTACGAGTCCTGCAAGGGCACCGGGCTCATAGTCCATGGCCATGACTAG
- a CDS encoding transcriptional regulator — MTVLSYDTVIMKTNTTLDALTSFYKLLANESRLSILLALRDGEDNVAGICGQTGLSQSLVSHQLAALHRSDVVRSRKDGRRTFYALADKHIDIIVGFALDHLAEKEVHHE, encoded by the coding sequence ATGACGGTATTGTCATATGATACGGTCATCATGAAAACCAACACGACACTCGACGCGCTGACGTCGTTCTACAAGCTGCTGGCAAATGAGTCGCGGCTGTCCATCCTGCTTGCCCTCCGCGACGGTGAGGACAACGTCGCCGGTATCTGCGGCCAAACGGGCCTGAGCCAGTCACTCGTCTCACACCAGCTGGCCGCCCTGCACCGCAGTGATGTCGTCCGTTCCCGCAAGGATGGGCGCCGCACGTTCTACGCCTTGGCGGACAAGCACATCGACATCATCGTCGGGTTCGCGCTGGACCACCTTGCAGAAAAGGAAGTGCACCATGAGTGA
- a CDS encoding ABC transporter permease encodes MKRGRFVPILLLMWVGALAVLLASLCLGRYPIAPKTVLQVLISRFMPIARTWDPTVETVVWQVRLPRALAAALVGTALASGGAVFQGLFHNPLVSPYVLGVSSGAGFGAAVAILLGASAAVTQASAFATGAVAVSLTWLIARSGRDRSHVTLVLAGFVIGSLFSSLVAGAQYVADPSTKLPQIVFWLMGSLASVQWTDLLRAVVVIVPCLVAITVLRWKLNILSMGDDEARSLGENPGAMRVVLIGLTTMTTAVSVALSGVIGWVGLVVPHLARGIVGPDSRRLIPASIALGAIYMMIIDDMARTLTMAEIPLGILTGIIGAPVFALLLRRSRSDWD; translated from the coding sequence ATGAAGCGCGGGCGGTTTGTCCCGATCCTGCTCCTCATGTGGGTGGGCGCGCTGGCGGTGCTTCTGGCGTCGCTGTGCCTGGGCCGCTATCCCATCGCTCCAAAAACGGTCCTGCAGGTGCTGATTTCCCGGTTCATGCCAATTGCCCGCACATGGGACCCAACCGTCGAGACGGTGGTCTGGCAGGTGCGCCTCCCCCGCGCGCTGGCGGCTGCGCTGGTTGGTACCGCGCTTGCTTCTGGTGGAGCCGTCTTCCAGGGACTGTTTCACAACCCGCTGGTCTCGCCGTACGTTCTGGGTGTCTCCTCGGGTGCAGGGTTCGGGGCAGCCGTCGCCATCCTGCTGGGCGCAAGCGCTGCGGTCACGCAGGCCTCAGCTTTTGCGACAGGAGCTGTGGCGGTGTCGCTGACATGGCTGATCGCCAGGTCCGGGCGTGACCGGTCCCATGTGACCCTGGTACTCGCGGGCTTTGTCATCGGCAGTCTGTTCTCGTCGCTGGTGGCTGGCGCGCAATATGTGGCTGACCCATCGACGAAGCTGCCCCAGATCGTCTTCTGGCTAATGGGTTCTCTTGCGTCTGTGCAATGGACAGACCTGCTCAGAGCCGTCGTCGTGATCGTTCCGTGCCTGGTGGCCATTACAGTGCTGCGCTGGAAGCTCAACATCCTTTCCATGGGCGATGACGAGGCACGGTCACTCGGCGAGAACCCCGGGGCGATGAGGGTCGTTCTCATTGGGTTGACGACGATGACCACCGCTGTCAGCGTGGCGCTGTCCGGCGTCATCGGGTGGGTGGGGCTGGTCGTGCCACACCTGGCGCGCGGCATCGTCGGGCCGGATTCCCGCAGGCTCATACCAGCTTCGATCGCCCTGGGGGCAATCTACATGATGATCATCGATGATATGGCGCGCACCCTGACGATGGCCGAGATTCCACTGGGCATCCTGACCGGGATCATCGGTGCGCCGGTCTTTGCTCTGCTGTTGCGCCGGAGCCGCTCGGACTGGGACTAG
- a CDS encoding ABC transporter ATP-binding protein produces the protein MEQARPSVVDIQDLGFAYGEAVILHDLTMAVGPREVFAIVGPNAAGKTTLLRCVERVLSPRTGTIHIDGRDLKSLSARDVSRRAASVPQSHAPAFPYTVQDVVLMGRNPHLGTAAQPGPHDVAVAQEAMNELGIRGIAARPYTQLSGGQLQMVLLARALAQEAQVLLLDEPTAHLDFRNRYLVLGRIRDLAVHRGLTVIMTVHDPNDAMQYADRVGLVSDGGLIALGTPDEVLTADNLGRLYGMPIEVLTDGNRHVIVAGID, from the coding sequence ATGGAGCAAGCTCGTCCATCGGTTGTCGACATCCAGGACCTGGGCTTTGCCTACGGCGAGGCGGTGATCCTCCACGACCTCACCATGGCGGTGGGGCCGCGCGAGGTCTTCGCCATCGTGGGACCGAACGCGGCCGGCAAGACGACACTCCTTCGCTGTGTTGAGCGGGTGCTGTCGCCCCGAACCGGGACGATCCACATCGACGGGCGCGACCTGAAGTCACTGTCCGCACGCGACGTGAGCAGGCGTGCGGCTTCCGTTCCACAGTCTCATGCTCCTGCATTCCCGTATACCGTCCAGGATGTTGTGCTCATGGGACGCAATCCCCATCTGGGCACTGCTGCTCAGCCCGGTCCACATGACGTGGCGGTGGCACAGGAGGCCATGAACGAACTTGGCATACGTGGCATCGCCGCCCGTCCCTACACCCAGCTCTCCGGGGGACAGCTTCAAATGGTCCTGCTTGCCCGCGCGTTGGCGCAGGAGGCACAGGTCCTGCTGCTGGACGAGCCGACGGCGCACCTGGATTTCCGGAACCGGTACCTGGTCCTGGGCAGGATCCGCGATCTTGCCGTCCACCGCGGTTTGACCGTCATCATGACCGTCCATGACCCCAACGACGCCATGCAGTACGCCGACCGGGTGGGGCTTGTGAGCGACGGGGGCCTGATTGCGCTCGGGACTCCAGACGAGGTTCTGACGGCTGACAACCTGGGGCGGCTTTATGGCATGCCCATCGAGGTTCTGACAGACGGCAACCGGCACGTGATTGTCGCGGGGATCGACTGA
- a CDS encoding N-acetyltransferase — MENLPVIMTGTKVVLTPACREDVPAYLRWITDPELNVFLLDYGKVFTLEQEYAWYDDVVAKAGSRMVHMDIRLAGDQKLIGDCSLFDINHKEGTAEVGILVGEKEYHSKGYGSEALYLLCRYGFDKLNLHSILLRHLSINTRGDKAYRKIGFREFGCFRESVVRDRVRYDMVYMDLLEAELRNPATGER, encoded by the coding sequence ATGGAGAACCTGCCTGTCATCATGACTGGAACCAAGGTCGTTCTGACGCCTGCGTGCCGCGAGGACGTCCCGGCGTACTTGCGCTGGATCACGGACCCGGAGCTGAACGTCTTTCTGCTCGACTACGGCAAGGTGTTCACGCTGGAGCAGGAGTATGCGTGGTACGACGACGTCGTCGCCAAAGCCGGCAGCCGTATGGTCCACATGGACATCCGCCTGGCTGGTGACCAGAAGCTCATCGGCGACTGCAGCCTGTTCGACATCAACCACAAGGAAGGTACCGCCGAGGTTGGGATCCTGGTGGGCGAGAAGGAGTACCACAGTAAGGGGTATGGCAGTGAAGCGCTGTACCTCCTATGCCGCTACGGGTTCGACAAGCTGAACCTGCACAGCATCCTCCTGCGTCACCTGTCCATCAACACGCGCGGCGATAAGGCCTACCGCAAGATCGGCTTCCGGGAGTTCGGCTGCTTCCGCGAGTCCGTCGTCCGCGACCGTGTGCGCTACGACATGGTGTATATGGACCTGCTCGAGGCTGAGCTGCGCAATCCAGCTACCGGAGAACGATGA
- a CDS encoding short-chain dehydrogenase, translating into MLRERVCLVTGATRGIGAATAEALACVGATVVATGRSAQRGQDLVSAIIQRTGNEDVHFLCADLASMVEVRGLARAFMDRWDCLHVLVNNAGTVFPTRHTTTLGHEEVFSVNHLAPFLLTSLLLPVLRASAPSRIIVTSSYEHRRERMHWDNLQGERFYFSQQAYAQSKLANLLFVYELARRLERSGVTVNAFNPGLVHTNICMDSGWLIGTVKRMMDRFSGLSPEEGADTGVWLASSPDVEGVTGRYFQRRQAVRSSHASYDVAAQRRLWRISEELTGVSAESST; encoded by the coding sequence ATGTTGCGGGAAAGGGTGTGCCTGGTGACAGGCGCTACACGCGGTATCGGCGCAGCAACGGCGGAGGCTCTTGCCTGTGTGGGGGCGACAGTCGTCGCCACCGGGCGAAGCGCCCAGCGTGGACAGGACCTCGTGTCTGCCATCATACAACGCACGGGCAATGAAGACGTTCACTTCCTGTGCGCCGACCTTGCGTCGATGGTCGAGGTGCGCGGTCTTGCCCGGGCATTCATGGACCGCTGGGACTGCCTGCATGTCCTAGTCAACAACGCCGGAACGGTGTTCCCGACGCGGCATACCACCACCCTCGGGCACGAGGAAGTCTTTTCCGTCAATCACCTGGCGCCCTTCCTGCTCACCAGTCTTCTGCTCCCCGTCCTGCGAGCCAGCGCGCCGTCGCGCATCATTGTGACCTCCTCGTACGAACACCGGCGTGAGCGTATGCACTGGGACAACCTGCAGGGAGAGCGCTTCTACTTTTCGCAGCAAGCATACGCGCAGTCCAAGCTGGCAAACCTGCTGTTCGTCTACGAACTGGCAAGGCGGCTGGAGAGAAGCGGCGTCACCGTCAACGCGTTCAACCCTGGCTTGGTGCACACGAACATCTGCATGGACAGCGGCTGGCTCATCGGGACGGTCAAACGGATGATGGACCGATTCTCTGGACTGAGCCCGGAGGAAGGTGCGGACACCGGCGTCTGGCTGGCATCGTCACCTGACGTCGAGGGAGTCACCGGTCGCTACTTCCAGCGCAGACAGGCAGTCCGTTCCTCGCACGCCTCGTATGATGTCGCCGCCCAACGGCGCCTCTGGCGCATCAGTGAGGAGTTGACGGGTGTGTCTGCAGAATCCAGTACGTAG